In one Chitinophaga sancti genomic region, the following are encoded:
- a CDS encoding XrtN system VIT domain-containing protein has product MTNKQYFQMMFRNAPLWVGLIGILVSLGFYFVPELFHVEQTDFFGLFLTNYVFLQLYFVFLWASGNFKRGRKGRNTFAIYTTLCLISCFLLNKSVGIFSASAGWWAFMLALCCINHIAYGFKEVFPPVVRMIMAFILGIASCCFLYLVFCLLPGYLFGAIGGLFFGIGLHVFIPLLCLIYNINLASKYVWFRKKQLYAYLGGIGFVVVVIAFYIGLWCNAVSSINRAYLMPDNEELPGWENVARKTTANAMVERVLKAKLVYQVSDIADMDLIDGIFDRPRQSTFFDARQLHDPLIMIASMTGISYVPETEAAKILSAMFDSRQETQERLWSGDQLSTIQVHTNADIWPSLHMAYTEKTLNVYSDAPNAGSWNSEEAIYRFHLPEGGVVTSLSLWINGREEKGVLTTKEKATEAYKTVVGREARDPGVVHWQEGNTVTVRVFPVSGQESRQFKIGITAPLLQEGTRLVYQNIWFQGPDAANAREDVHINFLENPVEVELPGLFTRTQNTFSSVGPYDADWQISCLDPGVHSNLFSANGQSYFVMPYKPEMGGAFVKTIYLDINQSWTLAEFKAIKNLRIPMKVYAENGWQPATDELFENLQKDRYSLFPVYKVADRETALVITKGNVMSPNLDDLSESTFYKELQHSFGTPGKLLLFNLGGELSPYMRTLKEYRLFRYAEGDVNELGKFMSLKQFPADIENDHRVVIEPAGITINKEENEGRSNAPDHLMRLFAYNHIMQKMGPQKVSDTSLIAAAKESYIVTPVSSLIVLETQKDYDRFNIHDDINSLKNAAIHGKGAVPEPHVWALILIGLVCMLWFKKKRAAAI; this is encoded by the coding sequence ATTTTGTTCCTGAATTGTTTCATGTTGAACAAACTGATTTTTTTGGCCTGTTCCTGACTAATTATGTATTTCTCCAGTTATATTTTGTCTTCCTCTGGGCATCCGGGAATTTTAAAAGGGGGAGAAAGGGCAGGAATACTTTTGCCATTTATACGACGCTTTGCCTGATCAGTTGTTTTTTGTTGAATAAGAGCGTGGGGATCTTTTCTGCTTCGGCAGGCTGGTGGGCGTTCATGCTGGCATTGTGTTGTATCAATCATATTGCGTATGGTTTTAAGGAGGTATTTCCGCCTGTGGTGAGGATGATCATGGCTTTTATACTGGGTATTGCAAGCTGTTGTTTTTTATACCTGGTTTTTTGTTTGTTGCCTGGTTACCTGTTTGGTGCCATTGGTGGCTTATTTTTCGGGATTGGCCTGCATGTTTTTATTCCTCTTTTATGTTTGATTTATAATATTAACCTGGCTTCAAAGTATGTATGGTTCAGGAAAAAGCAATTGTATGCTTACCTGGGCGGTATCGGGTTTGTAGTAGTGGTGATTGCCTTTTATATTGGGCTATGGTGTAATGCTGTTTCCTCCATCAACCGGGCGTATCTCATGCCGGATAATGAAGAGCTGCCAGGCTGGGAAAATGTGGCCCGTAAAACGACAGCAAATGCGATGGTGGAAAGAGTACTGAAGGCAAAGCTGGTATACCAGGTGTCAGATATTGCTGACATGGACCTTATTGATGGAATTTTTGATAGGCCCCGTCAGAGCACGTTCTTCGATGCAAGGCAATTGCACGACCCTTTGATCATGATCGCTTCTATGACAGGGATCTCTTACGTACCTGAAACAGAAGCCGCCAAAATACTCAGCGCAATGTTTGATTCCAGGCAGGAAACACAGGAACGCTTATGGAGCGGGGATCAGTTGTCTACCATCCAGGTGCATACCAATGCGGATATCTGGCCATCCTTACACATGGCTTATACAGAAAAGACACTCAATGTATATAGTGATGCGCCCAATGCAGGGAGCTGGAATAGCGAGGAGGCTATTTACAGATTTCATTTGCCGGAAGGAGGGGTGGTAACTTCATTATCTCTCTGGATCAATGGCCGGGAAGAAAAAGGCGTGCTGACAACAAAGGAGAAAGCCACAGAGGCGTATAAAACAGTGGTGGGCAGGGAAGCGCGTGACCCTGGTGTGGTACACTGGCAGGAAGGGAATACGGTGACTGTTCGGGTGTTCCCTGTTTCAGGACAGGAAAGCAGGCAGTTCAAAATCGGGATTACAGCACCATTGTTACAGGAAGGAACGCGACTTGTGTATCAGAACATCTGGTTCCAGGGACCGGATGCCGCGAATGCAAGGGAGGACGTTCATATTAATTTCCTGGAAAACCCGGTGGAGGTGGAATTACCTGGATTGTTCACCAGGACGCAAAATACATTTTCCAGTGTAGGGCCTTATGATGCGGACTGGCAGATCAGCTGTCTTGATCCGGGTGTGCACAGCAATTTGTTTAGTGCAAACGGGCAATCATATTTTGTGATGCCATATAAACCTGAAATGGGGGGCGCCTTTGTGAAAACTATTTATCTCGATATTAACCAGTCATGGACCTTGGCGGAATTCAAGGCGATTAAAAACCTGCGTATTCCAATGAAGGTATATGCGGAAAACGGTTGGCAGCCTGCTACCGATGAATTGTTTGAGAACCTGCAAAAAGACCGCTACAGTTTATTCCCTGTATATAAAGTAGCTGACCGTGAAACAGCGTTGGTGATCACGAAAGGGAATGTAATGTCTCCTAACCTGGATGATCTGTCTGAAAGTACCTTTTATAAAGAGTTGCAGCATTCTTTCGGAACTCCAGGTAAGTTATTATTGTTTAACCTGGGTGGCGAACTCTCTCCTTATATGCGAACATTGAAGGAATACCGCTTGTTCCGGTATGCAGAAGGAGATGTAAATGAGTTAGGCAAATTCATGTCATTAAAACAATTTCCTGCTGATATTGAGAACGATCACCGGGTAGTGATTGAACCCGCCGGTATAACGATCAATAAGGAAGAAAATGAGGGTCGGAGCAATGCGCCTGATCACCTGATGCGGTTGTTTGCTTACAACCATATTATGCAAAAAATGGGGCCGCAGAAAGTTTCAGATACTTCGTTGATTGCGGCGGCAAAGGAGTCTTACATCGTGACGCCTGTTTCCAGCCTGATTGTACTGGAAACACAAAAAGATTATGACCGTTTCAATATCCATGATGACATCAATAGTCTGAAGAATGCAGCCATACATGGCAAAGGTGCCGTACCGGAACCGCATGTATGGGCGCTGATCCTGATTGGCTTAGTTTGTATGCTTTGGTTTAAAAAGAAACGTGCTGCAGCGATATGA
- the xrtN gene encoding exosortase N, translated as MRILIPIYLVLFFAGLQHFFDWQSAGFLLGLAALPFTTAFDAARKGSRRYFYMSLSAFVLFLLVPVHTFFYLSLICAMAFCLEVYVGRMNLLPMLVLICMSPIFEWWADLFTFPIRLQLTSIAGNMIMGAKVEGNVISCKGQNFSVDPACMGLQMTVTAMLCGLIIIGGLQKKYRLYLSGGMTIALLCVAFGLNVVGNLIRIVCLVQFVIMPGTVMHEVMGLLSLVVYVLLPFGLLCHYVIRRVGKERVMEKRIYRIVPTGPLLLRNGILLVCMSCACYINLRPRQVVAHALPLKAKGYAVKHLPDNVTQLYNKEALVYVKYIPSYYHSEHHPMLCWKGSGYTFEKVREQVWNGQALYSAELVNGDSILHTAWWYANGQHQYISQLAWRWDAMKNGQQYSLVNVTAKDEATLRKVIRTLNN; from the coding sequence ATGAGGATCCTTATACCTATATACCTCGTCCTCTTTTTCGCAGGCCTGCAGCACTTCTTTGACTGGCAGTCTGCCGGCTTCCTCCTGGGGCTGGCAGCCCTGCCTTTCACAACAGCATTTGATGCAGCAAGGAAAGGGAGCCGCCGGTATTTTTATATGTCACTTTCGGCCTTTGTACTGTTTTTGTTGGTACCGGTACATACTTTCTTTTATTTAAGTCTGATTTGTGCAATGGCCTTTTGCCTGGAAGTATATGTAGGCAGAATGAATTTGCTGCCTATGCTGGTGCTGATCTGTATGTCACCGATCTTTGAGTGGTGGGCGGACCTGTTTACATTTCCCATTCGTTTACAGCTCACGTCCATTGCAGGGAATATGATCATGGGGGCCAAAGTAGAAGGGAATGTCATTAGTTGTAAGGGGCAGAATTTTTCTGTAGATCCGGCATGTATGGGTTTGCAGATGACGGTGACGGCGATGTTGTGTGGATTGATAATAATAGGGGGCTTACAGAAAAAGTATAGATTGTATCTATCGGGAGGAATGACCATTGCCTTATTGTGTGTGGCGTTTGGATTGAATGTGGTGGGTAACCTGATAAGGATCGTTTGCCTGGTGCAATTTGTGATCATGCCTGGCACGGTGATGCATGAGGTGATGGGATTGTTGTCTCTGGTCGTGTATGTATTATTGCCTTTTGGATTATTATGTCATTATGTAATAAGGCGCGTAGGAAAGGAACGTGTGATGGAAAAGAGGATCTACCGGATCGTGCCGACTGGTCCTTTATTGTTGAGAAATGGGATACTACTGGTCTGTATGAGTTGTGCGTGCTATATCAATCTGCGGCCCCGGCAGGTGGTAGCGCATGCCTTACCCTTAAAAGCTAAAGGTTATGCTGTGAAGCATTTACCGGATAATGTGACGCAATTATATAATAAGGAAGCCCTGGTGTATGTGAAGTATATTCCTTCTTATTATCATTCGGAACATCATCCTATGCTCTGCTGGAAGGGGAGTGGTTATACCTTTGAAAAAGTGCGTGAACAAGTCTGGAATGGACAGGCGTTGTATAGCGCGGAATTGGTGAATGGTGATTCGATTTTGCATACAGCATGGTGGTATGCGAACGGGCAGCATCAATATATTAGCCAGTTGGCCTGGCGCTGGGACGCAATGAAGAATGGACAACAATATTCTTTGGTAAATGTAACGGCAAAGGACGAGGCGACCCTGAGAAAGGTAATCAGGACACTTAATAATTAA
- a CDS encoding RNA polymerase sigma-70 factor, which yields MNLHLLTDDLLLRLLQASDEHAFRELYQRYWKKLFTTACYKLKSKEAAEEIVQNIFVSLWEKRATLQIDNLENYLFIAVKYKVINYVESLMVRQAGQKQLAGNTTDESTEATIMINDLHAAIQQALTQLPAKTREVFTMSRFEKCSVREIARHMNLTEKAVEYHITQSLKLLRVSLKDYMVVGVPLIITLLK from the coding sequence ATGAATTTGCATTTGCTGACTGATGATCTCTTGCTCCGGCTATTGCAGGCTTCTGACGAACATGCATTCCGGGAACTATACCAGCGTTATTGGAAGAAACTATTCACCACCGCCTGTTACAAATTAAAGAGTAAAGAAGCTGCGGAGGAGATCGTACAAAATATCTTTGTGAGTTTGTGGGAGAAGAGGGCCACATTACAAATTGACAACCTGGAAAACTATTTATTTATAGCTGTAAAATATAAGGTGATCAATTACGTGGAGTCACTGATGGTAAGGCAGGCCGGCCAAAAGCAGCTGGCGGGCAATACCACGGACGAATCTACGGAAGCAACGATCATGATCAATGATCTGCATGCTGCAATACAGCAAGCGTTGACACAGTTGCCGGCGAAGACGAGGGAGGTATTTACCATGAGTCGTTTTGAGAAGTGTTCAGTAAGAGAGATCGCCAGGCATATGAATTTGACAGAGAAGGCGGTGGAGTATCATATAACACAGAGTTTGAAATTGTTGAGGGTGAGTTTGAAGGATTATATGGTAGTGGGTGTACCTTTGATCATAACATTACTTAAATAA
- a CDS encoding FecR family protein, with protein sequence MNRTEFRLFLKRYAENKCTPEEMTLIDHWYELIGDDELLVSMQDYEWQATEDRLWQKISAGTQPKRSNMIKWRWAAGIAAAISGIILAGILFTRADSDPYYAAAGNTKEYKEIRNDSKANQQVRLEDGTTVNLYPGAAMKYPHHFHTTKREVYLKGKAFFDVGKDANRPFYVYSNRLVTHVLGTSFTIQPAPATGQVEVSVRSGKVEVYEQTATPEKHIAGGVILTPNQRVLYRQKENSFQTTLVEKPEPVVPVAEMPAMQFSDDALRTVVNALGNYYGVEIVVENDSLYNCPFTGALTQHDLYTRLDVVCQTIGATYEIIGTRILIRGKGCK encoded by the coding sequence ATGAACCGAACCGAATTCCGTCTTTTCCTGAAACGTTACGCGGAGAACAAATGTACTCCGGAGGAAATGACCCTGATAGACCACTGGTATGAACTGATCGGCGATGACGAACTGCTCGTGTCGATGCAGGACTATGAATGGCAGGCAACAGAAGATCGCCTTTGGCAAAAGATCAGCGCGGGTACACAGCCTAAAAGATCAAACATGATCAAATGGCGCTGGGCCGCGGGTATCGCCGCTGCCATCTCCGGTATCATCCTCGCGGGGATATTATTTACCCGGGCAGACAGCGATCCATACTATGCTGCCGCAGGCAACACCAAAGAATATAAAGAGATCAGGAATGACAGCAAAGCTAATCAACAGGTACGACTGGAAGATGGTACGACTGTCAACCTATATCCCGGTGCGGCAATGAAATATCCGCATCACTTTCACACCACAAAGAGAGAAGTATACCTGAAGGGAAAAGCATTTTTCGACGTAGGAAAGGATGCCAACCGCCCTTTTTATGTATACAGCAACCGCCTCGTTACGCACGTACTGGGAACCAGTTTTACGATACAGCCAGCCCCCGCCACAGGGCAGGTGGAAGTATCCGTGCGTAGCGGCAAGGTGGAGGTGTATGAACAAACCGCTACCCCTGAAAAACACATCGCAGGAGGGGTGATCCTTACGCCCAATCAAAGGGTACTATACCGCCAGAAAGAAAACTCCTTCCAGACGACCCTGGTGGAGAAGCCAGAACCGGTAGTACCGGTGGCCGAGATGCCGGCCATGCAGTTCAGCGATGATGCACTGCGCACAGTTGTCAATGCACTGGGTAATTATTACGGGGTGGAGATTGTCGTTGAAAATGACAGTCTGTACAATTGCCCTTTTACCGGCGCACTCACACAGCATGATCTGTATACCAGGCTGGATGTGGTATGCCAGACGATAGGGGCTACTTATGAAATAATAGGAACAAGAATTCTGATACGGGGCAAAGGATGTAAGTAA
- a CDS encoding TonB-dependent receptor: MKNKQLVALMLLAMKVTAVQIALSVILMYSVYASPSKAQTMLDKKVTLNADKKELKKIIADIQGQTGVRFIFSASAIGTERIISFNVKDQKLSVFLQQIFLPLHIGYKVVEDQLLLYNTDNTPADKEGYISGTVKSNKGEFLPGVTIQLKNINASALTDGAGRFELKKVPAGTYTMSISSVGFIGKEQPVTVSEGPVNLAIELTEDVLQLSGVVVTGGNPKKKIESSVAITTVSNKDIETRAPLNATDLLKAIPGLTVESTGGDGPGNVWVRGFPQQGGYIFLGIMEDGLPVVPTGFNSIPSADQYYKTDLTIKGVEAIRGGNAAILLSNTPGAVVNNLSYTGGDRQYGKVKVTSGMSQSLYRVDFNTGGHLSDNVKYNIGGFYRTDKGVVPPSYTANQGGQIKGNMTFDFKNRNGFIRVYGKYLNDKVQWMLPSYYAYDGSGKPKPLNGYDLFSQSMATPDTKWSYTDAGGTLHNYDMADGIHTKLGSGGFQFNYTTDNGWTINNNFRYQSASTAYTVGIPVGASQWNGTSTYYHSDGKAAAMKAGDYIVSTYAIGQQNKDKQIIDYLDFKKKINKHSLTLGAGLYQFNVNNGPNYNFFFFQEMKEHGRRLLSSPSGDGMIALSVASLIGNTRTLSAYATDEITLNDRWRLDVGFRLDNDNIDGKRPYYGKDASGNPDPTVAASTTIAGYTAYTQSNTNWAASLGMNYKISNALAMFARATRAYNAPNISDYNATQFDPAAIKKRPVYLGEVGVKYAEGPLSLFASASYSAIKNVSLTIAVPTASAGLQSLLSFGSTRTYSAEYEISYRPVKNLGFRLTGTLQDSRYTDYKASTNTNSAVLAEMGDTTYSFTGKKTERVPALNTELSVTYDLKGFNLNLSANYIGSRFTAPSDSYKLPAYVTMRAGAGYDISKKINVRVWADNLLNTRTLTEGDVRGDQFRNFSTVTKGSAMAGRTILPRSFWASLSYEF, encoded by the coding sequence ATGAAAAATAAGCAACTTGTTGCTTTAATGTTGCTCGCAATGAAAGTAACTGCTGTGCAAATCGCGCTATCTGTCATCCTGATGTATTCGGTTTATGCTTCGCCTTCAAAGGCGCAGACCATGCTGGACAAAAAAGTCACGCTCAATGCCGATAAAAAGGAACTTAAAAAAATCATTGCCGACATCCAGGGTCAAACCGGTGTCCGCTTTATATTCAGTGCAAGCGCTATCGGAACTGAACGCATCATTAGCTTTAATGTCAAAGACCAGAAATTGAGTGTCTTCCTCCAGCAAATATTCCTTCCCCTTCACATTGGCTACAAGGTTGTAGAAGATCAGCTGCTCCTTTACAATACCGACAATACCCCTGCCGACAAGGAAGGGTACATTTCCGGTACGGTAAAGAGTAACAAGGGGGAGTTCTTACCCGGCGTCACCATTCAGCTTAAAAATATCAATGCTTCCGCATTGACGGATGGCGCCGGTCGTTTCGAACTGAAAAAGGTTCCTGCGGGCACTTATACCATGAGCATCTCTTCTGTGGGGTTTATCGGTAAGGAACAACCCGTGACTGTGTCCGAAGGCCCTGTAAACCTCGCCATCGAACTCACAGAAGACGTACTGCAACTCTCCGGCGTAGTAGTTACCGGTGGTAATCCGAAAAAGAAGATCGAGTCCAGTGTAGCGATCACCACCGTGAGCAATAAAGATATTGAAACAAGAGCGCCACTCAATGCCACCGACCTGCTGAAAGCTATTCCCGGTCTGACAGTAGAAAGCACTGGTGGCGATGGCCCGGGCAATGTATGGGTACGCGGCTTTCCGCAACAGGGTGGTTACATCTTCCTGGGTATTATGGAAGATGGATTGCCCGTGGTACCTACCGGTTTTAACTCTATTCCTTCTGCAGACCAATACTATAAAACTGACCTGACCATCAAAGGCGTGGAAGCAATCAGGGGTGGCAATGCCGCGATTTTACTGAGCAATACACCTGGTGCTGTCGTGAACAACCTGAGCTATACAGGTGGCGATCGTCAGTACGGTAAAGTGAAAGTAACTTCCGGTATGTCTCAATCCCTGTATCGTGTAGACTTCAATACCGGCGGCCACCTCAGCGATAATGTCAAGTATAATATCGGGGGTTTCTATCGCACTGACAAAGGCGTGGTGCCTCCTTCCTATACTGCTAACCAGGGTGGACAGATCAAAGGTAATATGACCTTCGATTTTAAAAACAGGAATGGGTTTATCCGCGTATATGGTAAATACCTGAACGATAAAGTACAATGGATGCTGCCTTCTTACTACGCATATGATGGTAGTGGTAAACCTAAGCCACTTAACGGGTATGATCTCTTTTCACAATCTATGGCAACGCCTGATACCAAATGGAGTTATACTGATGCAGGTGGCACTTTACACAACTATGATATGGCTGATGGTATTCATACCAAACTCGGTTCCGGTGGCTTCCAATTCAACTATACTACAGACAATGGCTGGACCATTAATAACAATTTCCGTTATCAGTCTGCAAGCACTGCATATACTGTAGGGATCCCGGTTGGCGCTTCCCAGTGGAATGGTACTTCTACCTACTACCATTCAGATGGAAAGGCTGCGGCAATGAAAGCAGGTGATTACATCGTGAGCACCTATGCTATTGGTCAGCAAAATAAGGATAAGCAGATTATAGATTATCTCGATTTTAAAAAGAAAATCAATAAACATTCCCTTACATTGGGTGCGGGCTTGTACCAGTTCAATGTAAACAACGGACCTAATTACAATTTCTTCTTCTTCCAGGAAATGAAAGAGCATGGCCGCCGCCTGCTGAGCAGTCCTTCAGGTGATGGTATGATCGCGTTGTCCGTAGCTTCACTGATCGGCAATACAAGAACCCTGTCAGCCTATGCAACAGATGAGATCACACTAAATGACAGGTGGAGACTGGATGTAGGTTTCAGACTTGATAATGATAATATTGATGGCAAACGTCCTTACTATGGAAAGGATGCTTCCGGTAATCCTGATCCTACTGTGGCTGCAAGCACTACTATCGCTGGCTACACGGCCTATACACAAAGCAATACCAACTGGGCGGCATCCCTGGGTATGAACTATAAGATCAGTAATGCGCTGGCAATGTTCGCACGTGCAACGAGGGCGTATAATGCACCGAATATCTCAGATTATAATGCAACCCAGTTTGATCCGGCTGCTATTAAGAAACGCCCGGTTTACTTAGGAGAAGTAGGCGTGAAATATGCAGAAGGTCCGCTGTCGCTCTTTGCATCTGCAAGTTATTCAGCGATCAAAAATGTATCGCTCACGATTGCAGTGCCCACCGCATCGGCAGGTTTACAGAGCCTCCTGTCATTCGGTTCTACCCGTACTTACAGTGCGGAGTATGAAATCTCTTACAGGCCTGTTAAGAACCTCGGCTTCCGTCTGACTGGTACACTGCAGGATTCAAGATATACGGATTACAAAGCATCCACCAATACCAACTCCGCTGTACTGGCAGAAATGGGTGATACGACCTATAGTTTTACCGGTAAGAAAACAGAGCGTGTGCCAGCATTGAATACGGAGTTGTCAGTAACCTATGACCTGAAAGGCTTTAACCTGAACCTGTCTGCAAACTATATTGGCAGCCGTTTTACAGCACCATCAGATAGTTACAAACTGCCGGCTTATGTAACCATGAGAGCGGGTGCAGGTTATGATATCTCAAAGAAAATAAATGTTCGCGTGTGGGCAGATAACCTGCTGAATACAAGAACCCTTACTGAAGGAGATGTGAGAGGTGACCAGTTCAGAAACTTTAGTACCGTTACAAAAGGTAGTGCCATGGCAGGAAGAACGATTTTGCCACGTAGCTTCTGGGCTTCTCTTTCCTATGAGTTTTAA
- a CDS encoding glycoside hydrolase family 3 C-terminal domain-containing protein, with translation MKKIGSIVACMAWAQITFAQVDYTAQAKALVSKMTLEEKAALCSGRDFWSTKPNEKAGIPSVFMTDGPHGLRKAVGTDFTNSVPATCFPTAAGLASGWNPELLTRMGVALGEECQANNVQFLLGPGVNMKRSPLGGRNFEYFSEDPVLAGKMAAALINGVQSQGVGTSLKHFAANNQEFERLTNNSELDERTLHEIYLPAFELAVKEAQPWTVMCSYNKLNGTYASQNALLLDTILRQQWGFKGFVVSDWGAVNDRVEGVKAGLNLEMPGNGGLNDHAIIAAVNNGTLSVARLDELVTQTLALFLQTSALHKEGATYDKTAHHALAREVSSECIVLLKNQNVLPLAKGKKVALIGGFAKTPRYQGAGSSQVNPTQVDNVYAVMGNVAYAAGYTADATTNDELIAEAQQTAKNSDVAVVFVGLPDSYESEGFDRTSIDMPAAFNRLVESVAKVQPNTVVVLMNGGAVSMPWTDKVKGIVEAWLGGQAGSGAIADVLTGKVNPSGKLSESFAVRLEDTPAYFNFPGKNGNTLYGEGIFIGYRYYDKKKVKPLFPFGYGLSYTTFAYTGISADKTSVNDNDAVTVHVKVKNTGRVAGKEVVQLYVQDMGTTVIRPEKELKHFAKVLLQPGEEKTVDFVLGYRDYAYYNEQVHDWQTTTGKYNILAGGSSADLPLHQELDVTATHMLYPPLTRNSLLKDFANHPKGKAVYAKLMEGMGTMFGGGESKEPLTPAQVEAKKKMQAMMVAILNEMPVSKLVTMGGGKFTEEMLDAMLKQVQ, from the coding sequence ATGAAAAAAATCGGAAGTATTGTAGCATGTATGGCATGGGCTCAGATTACTTTTGCCCAGGTAGATTATACGGCGCAGGCAAAAGCGCTGGTTTCAAAAATGACATTGGAAGAGAAAGCCGCATTGTGTTCCGGGCGTGATTTCTGGAGTACAAAACCGAATGAGAAAGCGGGTATTCCTTCGGTGTTTATGACGGATGGTCCGCATGGATTGCGCAAGGCGGTGGGCACGGATTTTACGAATTCAGTACCTGCTACCTGTTTTCCAACGGCGGCAGGCCTGGCTTCCGGCTGGAACCCTGAATTGTTAACCAGGATGGGCGTAGCCCTGGGTGAGGAATGCCAGGCGAATAACGTACAGTTCTTATTAGGGCCGGGTGTGAATATGAAACGCTCGCCACTGGGAGGAAGGAACTTTGAGTATTTTTCGGAAGACCCGGTACTGGCAGGTAAGATGGCCGCAGCTTTGATCAATGGTGTACAAAGCCAGGGTGTTGGAACTTCGCTGAAACACTTTGCAGCAAATAACCAGGAGTTCGAACGATTGACGAATAATTCGGAGCTGGATGAGCGCACCCTGCATGAGATCTATTTACCTGCATTTGAGCTGGCAGTAAAGGAAGCCCAACCCTGGACGGTGATGTGTTCTTACAATAAACTGAATGGTACCTACGCATCGCAAAATGCGTTATTGCTGGATACGATCTTGAGACAGCAATGGGGATTTAAAGGTTTTGTAGTGAGTGACTGGGGTGCGGTGAATGACAGGGTGGAAGGCGTAAAAGCAGGATTGAATTTGGAGATGCCGGGAAATGGAGGGCTAAATGATCATGCCATCATTGCAGCGGTGAATAATGGCACCTTATCAGTTGCAAGACTGGATGAGTTGGTGACTCAGACGCTGGCTCTGTTTTTACAAACAAGTGCATTGCATAAGGAAGGCGCCACTTATGATAAAACTGCGCATCATGCACTGGCAAGGGAAGTAAGCAGTGAGTGTATTGTGTTGTTGAAGAATCAAAATGTATTGCCGCTGGCAAAGGGAAAGAAGGTAGCACTGATCGGTGGTTTTGCAAAGACGCCCCGTTACCAGGGAGCAGGTAGTTCGCAGGTGAACCCAACGCAGGTAGACAATGTGTATGCAGTGATGGGCAATGTTGCTTATGCAGCGGGGTATACAGCAGATGCCACGACGAACGATGAGCTGATTGCTGAAGCGCAGCAGACGGCAAAGAACAGTGATGTGGCAGTGGTGTTTGTGGGCCTGCCGGATTCATATGAGAGTGAGGGCTTTGACCGGACGAGTATTGATATGCCTGCGGCGTTCAACCGCCTGGTTGAAAGTGTGGCAAAGGTGCAACCGAATACCGTGGTGGTACTGATGAATGGAGGTGCGGTAAGTATGCCCTGGACAGATAAAGTAAAAGGGATCGTGGAAGCATGGTTAGGTGGCCAGGCAGGCAGTGGTGCGATAGCGGATGTATTGACGGGAAAGGTGAATCCTTCCGGTAAATTGTCCGAATCATTTGCAGTACGACTGGAAGATACGCCTGCTTATTTCAACTTCCCGGGAAAGAATGGGAATACTTTGTATGGCGAGGGCATTTTTATCGGGTACAGGTATTATGATAAGAAAAAGGTGAAACCTTTGTTTCCATTCGGCTATGGTTTGAGTTATACCACCTTTGCATATACAGGTATATCGGCAGATAAGACAAGTGTGAATGATAATGATGCGGTAACGGTGCATGTGAAAGTGAAGAATACGGGCAGGGTAGCAGGGAAGGAAGTGGTGCAGTTGTACGTGCAGGATATGGGAACAACGGTGATCCGGCCGGAGAAGGAGTTGAAGCATTTTGCGAAGGTGTTGTTGCAGCCGGGAGAGGAAAAGACAGTAGATTTTGTATTAGGTTATCGTGACTATGCTTATTATAATGAGCAGGTACATGACTGGCAAACGACTACAGGGAAATACAATATACTGGCAGGAGGTTCTTCGGCAGATCTGCCGCTGCACCAGGAGCTGGATGTAACAGCGACGCATATGTTATATCCGCCGCTAACGAGGAATTCTTTATTGAAGGATTTTGCGAATCATCCGAAAGGGAAGGCAGTATATGCAAAGTTAATGGAAGGAATGGGAACCATGTTTGGAGGAGGAGAAAGTAAGGAGCCGCTTACGCCTGCGCAGGTGGAAGCGAAGAAGAAGATGCAGGCGATGATGGTGGCGATCCTGAATGAAATGCCTGTAAGTAAGTTGGTAACGATGGGGGGTGGTAAGTTTACAGAAGAAATGCTGGATGCGATGTTGAAACAGGTACAATAG